The Mercurialis annua linkage group LG2, ddMerAnnu1.2, whole genome shotgun sequence genome contains a region encoding:
- the LOC126668004 gene encoding nuclear/nucleolar GTPase 2, with the protein MVKKEKKVNISGKPKHSLDTNRSNGAASSSTNARSAATVRRLKMYKKKPIRDSKGKILKHELQSKELPDTRIVPDRRWFGNTRVVKQKELEFFRDELQNRMSSSYNVILKERKLPLSLLSDHQKQARVHLLDTEPFGDAFGPTRKRKRPKLLAANYESLLKKADGSQDAFEMKHGSDTFAEGNEDGFRDLVRHTMFEKGQSKRIWGELYKVIDSSDVVVQVIDARDPQGTRCYHLERHLREHCKHKHMILLLNKCDLIPAWATKGWLRVLSKEYPTLAFHASINKSFGKGSLLSVLRQYARLKSDKQAISVGFIGYPNVGKSSVINTLRTKNVCRVAPIPGETKVWQYITLTKRIFLIDCPGVVYQNKDTETDIVLKGVVRVTNLHDASEHIGEVLKRVKKEHLQRAYKIKEWEDDNDFLVQLCKSTGKLLKGGEPDYMTAAKMVLHDWQRGKIPFFVPPPRLEKTVEEPNTSATGEEEEVAEGNDKASVAFKAIANVISSQQLRSVPVQRDLFTETELKGDEDDQLITTENEMPESPGMEDDEVADELPTEEQNTETGTQASLEAAES; encoded by the exons atggtgaagaaagaaaagaaggtCAATATTTCCGGTAAGCCGAAGCACTCACTCGACACGAATCGGAGCAATGGAGCCGCCAGTAGCAGCACCAACGCGCGTAGCGCCGCAACCGTGCGGCGGCTCAAAATGTACAAGAAGAAACCCATTCGTGACAGTAAGGGTAAAATCTTGAAGCATGAGTTGCAATCTAAAGAATTGCCTGATACTCGTATTGTACCTGACCGTCGTTGGTTCG GGAATACAAGGGTTGTGAAGCAGAAAGAACTTGAGTTTTTTCGTGATGAGCTTCAAAATCGGATGTCAAGCAGCTATAATGTTATTCTGAAGGAGAGAAAGCTTCCTTTATCCCTTTTAAGTGACCATCAGAAG CAAGCAAGAGTGCATCTTCTTGATACGGAGCCATTTGGGGATGCATTTGGACCTACACGGAAGAGGAAACGCCCAAAGCTCTTGGCAGCTAATTACGAGTCGTTACTTAAGAAAGCTGACGGTTCTCAGG ATGCTTTCGAGATGAAGCATGGCAGTGATACTTTTGCAGAAGGAAATGAAGATGGGTTTAGGGACCTGGTTCGGCATACAATGTTTGAAAAGGGTCAAAGCAAGCGTATATGGGGTGAACTTTACAAAGTTATTGACTCATCAGACGTTGTTGTTCAG GTTATAGATGCCAGGGATCCCCAAGGGACTAGATGCTATCATTTAGAACGGCATTTAAGAGAGCATTGCAAGCACAAACACATGATTCTTCTGTTAAACAAG TGTGATCTTATTCCAGCTTGGGCTACAAAAGGCTGGTTAAGGGTATTATCCAAGGAATATCCAACTCTAGCATTTCATGCCAGCATAAACAAGTCTTTTGGCAAG GGTTCTCTTCTATCTGTATTGAGACAATATGCCCGTTTGAAAAGTGACAAGCAAGCAATATCTGTCGGATTCATTGGTTATCCCAATGTTGGAAAGTCGTCAGTTATCAACACTCTGCGCACTAAGaat GTCTGTAGGGTTGCGCCTATCCCAGGGGAGACTAAGGTCTGGCAATACATAACATTGACAAAAAGAATCTTCTTGATTGACTGCCCTGGAGTTGTTTATCAGAATAAAGACACTGAAACAGATATTGTATTGAAAGGAGTG GTACGTGTCACTAACTTGCATGATGCTTCTGAGCACATAGGGGAAGTCTTGAAACGTGTCAAGAAGGAGCACCTTCAAAGagcatataaaataaaagagtg GGAAGATGACAATGATTTTCTGGTTCAGCTATGCAAATCAACAGGCAAGCTTTTGAAG GGTGGCGAACCTGACTATATGACAGCAGCAAAGATGGTGCTTCATGACTGGCAGCGTGGTAAGATACCTTTCTTTGTTCCTCCACCCCGGCTAGAGAAGACCGTAGAGGAACCTAATACATCTGCTACGGGCGAGGAGGAGGAGGTTGCAGAGGGTAATGATAAAGCATCTGTGGCTTTTAAAGCTATTGCAAATGTCATTTCATCTCAACAACTTCGGAGTGTACCTGTCCAAAGGGATCTTTTTACTGAGACCGAGTTGAAGGGTGATGAAGATGACCAGCTTATAACTACCGAGAATGAGATGCCCGAGTCTCCTGGGATGGAGGATGATGAGGTTGCTGATGAGCTTCCAACTGAAGAGCAGAATACAGAGACGGGCACTCAAGCTTCTCTTGAAGCTGCGGAATCATAA